In a genomic window of Procambarus clarkii isolate CNS0578487 chromosome 12, FALCON_Pclarkii_2.0, whole genome shotgun sequence:
- the LOC138363916 gene encoding F-box/LRR-repeat protein 16-like isoform X1: MSLTAQEVVERAGVELSKCITGLGLRSRSREREVREAPLGPGGTSGGGEGGRMGSVRRGGVMEKVANVLCGNTVASSGLVNGKTKMDKPVPPEKPSRFLLGKVRNGGMPGPPLGSPAIPFNGHQGSPRPLRASRSPAHILRGHRYLSWDELIRDEAFLARFFTYFSPIERTVLAQVCLRWRTVLYQPRFWHGIRPVLNCREMRHTNVELTTDMRRRFYVSVQKRGFDSLVLMCANDEDLMDLVANYAVNHTKALRSVALRCSNISDKGLETLLDHLNGVYQLELQGCNDVTEAGLWACLNPRIVSLSVADCINVADEAVGAIAQLLPSLYELNLQAYHVTDAALAFFSPAKRPHSQSCGYTPAGNSPITPLSI, from the coding sequence ATGTCCCTAACAGCACAGGAGGTGGTGGAGCGCGCGGGCGTGGAGTTGTCTAAGTGCATCACGGGTCTTGGGCTTCGCTCCCGCAGTAGGGAGAGAGAGGTGCGGGAGGCGCCCCTGGGACCAGGCGGCACCAGTGGAGGCGGGGAGGGGGGCAGGATGGGCTCGGTGAGGCGAGGTGGGGTTATGGAGAAGGTGGCTAACGTTCTGTGTGGAAACACTGTCGCCTCAAGCGGACTCGTTAATGGTAAGACAAAGATGGACAAGCCCGTCCCCCCAGAGAAGCCCAGTCGCTTCCTGCTGGGGAAGGTGAGGAATGGCGGAATGCCCGGGCCCCCGTTGGGCAGCCCCGCTATCCCTTTCAACGGTCACCAAGGCTCGCCTCGGCCGTTGAGGGCTTCGCGGTCCCCAGCACATATCCTGAGGGGACACCGCTATCTCTCATGGGACGAACTTATCCGTGACGAAGCCTTCCTAGCTAGATTTTTCACGTATTTTTCACCCATCGAAAGGACTGTACTGGCACAGGTGTGCCTCAGATGGCGCACGGTGCTCTACCAGCCACGGTTCTGGCACGGCATACGGCCTGTCCTCAACTGCCGTGAGATGCGTCACACCAACGTCGAGCTCACCACAGACATGCGACGACGCTTCTATGTGTCGGTGCAAAAGCGCGGATTTGATTCCCTCGTCCTCATGTGTGCAAATGACGAGGACCTTATGGACCTGGTGGCAAACTATGCCGTCAACCACACCAAAGCCCTGCGCTCGGTGGCTCTCCGCTGCTCCAACATATCCGACAAAGGACTGGAAACTCTCTTGGATCATTTAAACGGCGTTTATCAGCTGGAGCTGCAAGGCTGCAACGACGTGACGGAGGCGGGGCTGTGGGCGTGTCTCAATCCCCGCATCGTCTCCCTATCTGTGGCCGACTGCATAAATGTGGCTGACGAAGCAGTGGGAGCCATTGCTCAGCTCCTTCCCTCCCTGTACGAGCTCAACCTTCAGGCCTACCATGTCACGGACGCCGCCCTCGCCTTCTTCAGTCCCGCCAAACGTCCACACTCTCAATCCTGCGGCTACACTCCTGCTGGGAACTCACCAATCACGCCGTTATCAATATAG